A window of the Streptobacillus felis genome harbors these coding sequences:
- a CDS encoding L-cystine transporter, which translates to MVNVILNVIIFLVILFVLNRMASKRISFSIRVFVALGLGLLFGIVLHYVQDADTIIKSKEFFEVVSKSYVALLKMITMPLILVSIISAIINLNNTQDASKMGSLVIGILLTTAAISSFVAEVVTLGFRLDASGILSTGAGEKEIKAIERVNERAGAVVQTLADKVLSFIPSNPFADLTGARPTSTIAVVVFSIFIGVAILGMKKKKPETANILIDFINASYEVVIRMVKMILRLTPYGVFALMTIFASTSNFAEILVLLKFVIVSYVALISMFIIHLIMVSLFGFSPVIFVKKVITVLIFAFTSRTSAGAIPLTTKAQEDMGVDRGIANMAATFGTSIGQNGCAAIYPTMLAIMLAPTLGINPLDPLFLIRVIIIVTISSLGVVGVGGGATFAAIIVLSTLGFPIEIVGLLITVEPIIDMGRTALNVNGSVVAGLLTGKILNKVDKEKYNKLDVE; encoded by the coding sequence ATGGTAAATGTAATATTAAATGTAATAATATTTTTAGTAATATTATTCGTTTTAAATAGAATGGCCTCTAAACGTATATCTTTTTCTATAAGAGTATTTGTAGCTTTAGGGTTAGGTCTATTGTTTGGTATTGTATTGCATTATGTACAAGATGCTGATACAATTATAAAATCTAAGGAATTTTTTGAAGTAGTAAGTAAATCATATGTTGCATTATTAAAGATGATAACTATGCCTTTAATACTAGTTTCAATAATTTCTGCTATTATTAATTTAAATAATACTCAAGATGCCTCAAAGATGGGTAGTTTAGTAATAGGAATATTATTAACAACAGCAGCTATTTCATCTTTTGTTGCAGAGGTAGTAACTTTAGGATTTAGATTAGATGCATCTGGTATATTAAGTACTGGTGCTGGTGAAAAAGAAATAAAAGCTATAGAAAGAGTTAATGAAAGAGCAGGTGCTGTAGTTCAAACACTTGCAGATAAAGTACTTTCATTTATACCATCTAATCCTTTTGCTGACTTAACTGGAGCAAGACCAACATCTACTATAGCAGTAGTTGTGTTTTCAATATTTATTGGTGTTGCTATCCTAGGTATGAAAAAGAAAAAACCTGAAACTGCAAATATTTTAATAGATTTTATTAATGCAAGTTATGAAGTAGTAATTAGAATGGTAAAAATGATATTAAGATTAACTCCATATGGAGTATTTGCTCTTATGACTATTTTTGCTTCAACAAGCAACTTTGCTGAAATATTAGTATTATTGAAATTCGTTATAGTTTCTTATGTTGCTTTAATTAGTATGTTTATAATACACTTAATTATGGTATCATTATTTGGATTCTCTCCAGTAATATTTGTTAAGAAAGTAATTACAGTATTAATATTTGCATTCACTTCTAGAACAAGTGCAGGAGCTATACCTTTAACAACTAAAGCACAAGAAGATATGGGTGTTGATAGAGGTATTGCTAATATGGCAGCAACATTTGGAACATCTATAGGTCAAAATGGATGTGCTGCAATATATCCAACTATGCTTGCTATAATGCTTGCACCAACTTTAGGTATTAATCCTTTAGATCCTTTATTCTTAATTAGGGTAATAATAATAGTGACTATAAGTTCATTAGGAGTAGTTGGTGTAGGTGGAGGAGCTACATTTGCTGCAATTATTGTACTTTCAACTTTAGGATTCCCTATAGAAATAGTTGGTTTATTAATTACAGTTGAACCAATAATAGATATGGGAAGAACAGCATTAAATGTTAATGGTTCTGTAGTAGCAGGGTTATTAACAGGTAAGATATTAAATAAGGTAGATAAAGAGAAATATAATAAATTAGATGTTGAATAA
- the gpmA gene encoding 2,3-diphosphoglycerate-dependent phosphoglycerate mutase, producing the protein MKLVLVRHGESEWNLQNRFTGWIDVDLTEKGVQEAKNGGQALKELGYTFDVAFTSYQKRANKTLNYILEEIDQLYLPVYKSWRLNERHYGALQGLNKAETAKQYGEEQVHIWRRSFDVAPPHVELTDEVNYPRFQARYKDIPEAECPRGESLKDTIARVLPYWESNISKEIKAGKDVIVVAHGNSLRSLIKYLLNIDDVKILDLNLPTGKPLVFEINENLEILSAPELF; encoded by the coding sequence ATGAAATTAGTATTAGTACGTCACGGAGAAAGTGAATGGAATTTACAAAATAGATTTACAGGTTGGATAGATGTAGATTTAACTGAAAAAGGGGTACAAGAAGCTAAAAATGGTGGACAAGCTTTAAAAGAATTAGGATATACTTTTGATGTAGCTTTCACATCTTACCAAAAAAGAGCAAACAAAACTCTTAACTACATTTTAGAAGAAATCGATCAATTATACTTACCAGTATACAAATCTTGGAGATTAAATGAAAGACACTACGGTGCATTACAAGGATTAAACAAAGCTGAAACTGCTAAACAATATGGTGAAGAACAAGTTCATATCTGGAGAAGAAGTTTTGATGTAGCACCTCCTCATGTTGAATTAACAGATGAAGTTAACTACCCAAGATTCCAAGCAAGATATAAAGATATACCTGAAGCTGAATGTCCAAGAGGGGAAAGCTTAAAAGATACTATAGCAAGAGTTTTACCTTACTGGGAATCAAACATTTCAAAAGAAATTAAAGCTGGAAAAGATGTAATAGTTGTTGCACACGGAAACAGCTTAAGATCATTAATCAAATATTTATTAAACATTGATGATGTTAAAATCTTAGACTTAAACTTACCAACAGGTAAACCATTAGTATTTGAAATTAACGAAAACTTAGAAATACTTTCAGCGCCTGAATTATTCTAA
- a CDS encoding UDP-glucose--hexose-1-phosphate uridylyltransferase: MNIYKEIEKIILFGLSNQMIEPIDEILVRNKVLEILDLDDYPEFSKEEIEELKKEIKDVEYPTDILDNITKWAGENGRLKEDILVFHDLLNSKIMGQILPRTSVITDTFWNKYREDKNSATEYFYAMSKKSNYIRTDRIAKNVSYNYDSKYGPLEITINLSKPEKDPKEIALARNSTASSYPKSLLCKENEGYMGRINHPGRQNHRILKLNLTNEDWFFQYSPYIYYNEHSIVFSGEVRPMKIDRGTFERLIEFVTLFPHYFIGSNADLPIVGGSILSHDHFQAGKHSFGMEMAGISSKVTFKNYPEIETGIVNWPLSVLRLKAKKEYKDRLLDLADEVLQAWINHSDYENDILSHSEGVRHNTITPIARIKEDKIELDLVLRNNKTTEEFPLGIFHPHEEHHSIKKENIGLIEVMGLAVLPGRLKHEMEELDQLFMSLRNVDDVLDIMKENTDLQKHINWVKDNFTNEMLKDDYFLDGLIEKTIGKTFEKVLEDCGVFKNNEVGRKGFINFLSKI; encoded by the coding sequence ATGAATATTTATAAAGAAATTGAGAAAATTATTCTCTTTGGTCTATCAAATCAAATGATAGAGCCTATTGATGAAATTTTAGTAAGAAATAAAGTTTTAGAAATATTAGATTTAGATGATTATCCTGAATTCTCTAAAGAAGAAATAGAAGAATTAAAAAAAGAAATTAAAGATGTAGAATATCCAACAGATATTTTAGATAATATTACTAAATGGGCTGGAGAAAATGGAAGATTAAAGGAAGATATACTTGTATTCCATGACTTATTAAATTCAAAAATTATGGGACAAATTTTACCAAGGACATCTGTAATAACAGATACTTTTTGGAACAAATATAGAGAAGATAAGAATTCTGCAACAGAATATTTCTATGCTATGTCTAAAAAAAGTAACTACATTAGAACAGATAGAATTGCAAAAAATGTAAGCTATAACTATGATAGTAAATATGGTCCTTTAGAGATTACGATAAATCTTTCTAAACCTGAAAAAGATCCAAAAGAAATTGCGTTAGCTAGAAATTCTACAGCATCTTCTTATCCTAAATCTTTATTATGTAAAGAAAATGAAGGATATATGGGTAGAATAAATCACCCTGGAAGACAAAATCATAGAATATTAAAATTAAATCTTACAAATGAAGATTGGTTTTTCCAATATTCACCTTACATATACTATAACGAACATTCTATAGTTTTTTCAGGAGAAGTAAGACCTATGAAAATAGATAGGGGTACTTTTGAAAGATTAATAGAATTTGTTACGTTATTCCCACATTATTTTATAGGTTCTAACGCTGATTTACCTATAGTAGGTGGTTCAATTTTATCACATGATCATTTCCAAGCAGGTAAGCATAGTTTTGGTATGGAAATGGCTGGAATTTCAAGTAAAGTTACTTTTAAAAACTATCCAGAAATAGAAACTGGTATAGTTAATTGGCCACTATCAGTTTTAAGACTAAAAGCTAAAAAAGAGTATAAAGACAGGTTATTGGATTTAGCGGATGAAGTTTTACAAGCATGGATTAATCATAGTGATTATGAAAATGATATTTTATCTCATAGTGAAGGAGTAAGACATAATACTATAACTCCTATAGCAAGAATAAAAGAAGATAAAATTGAACTTGATTTAGTATTAAGAAATAATAAAACAACAGAAGAATTTCCTTTAGGAATATTCCATCCACATGAAGAACATCATTCAATTAAAAAAGAAAATATTGGTTTAATTGAAGTTATGGGTCTTGCAGTATTACCTGGAAGATTAAAACATGAAATGGAAGAATTAGATCAATTATTTATGAGTTTAAGAAATGTAGATGATGTATTAGATATTATGAAAGAAAATACAGATTTACAAAAACATATAAATTGGGTAAAAGATAATTTTACAAATGAAATGTTAAAAGATGATTACTTCTTAGATGGTTTAATTGAAAAAACTATAGGAAAAACATTTGAAAAAGTGTTAGAAGACTGTGGTGTATTTAAAAACAATGAAGTAGGTAGAAAGGGATTCATAAACTTTTTAAGTAAGATATGA